A part of Myxococcus landrumus genomic DNA contains:
- a CDS encoding response regulator: protein MKAGTLPSPEPVPNRTTTDPARPVGSRPASGTAGQRVLLVDDSRSIRTLLKIYLMARNFEFLEAESAEEGLKVAEAETIDLILTDFHMDGMNGADFAAQIRANANPKLAKVPILMMTGDPNVAEVRALGQKAGISAFVRKPVSCAQLMTLVDTILPLPRK, encoded by the coding sequence ATGAAGGCCGGCACCCTGCCCTCCCCAGAGCCCGTCCCCAACCGCACCACGACGGACCCGGCGCGCCCTGTGGGAAGCCGGCCTGCGTCGGGTACCGCGGGCCAGCGGGTCCTGCTGGTGGACGACAGCCGCTCCATCCGGACGCTGCTGAAAATCTACCTCATGGCGCGCAACTTCGAGTTCCTCGAGGCGGAGTCCGCCGAGGAGGGCCTGAAGGTCGCCGAGGCGGAGACCATCGACCTCATCCTCACCGACTTCCACATGGACGGGATGAACGGGGCCGACTTCGCCGCGCAGATTCGCGCCAACGCGAACCCGAAGCTGGCCAAGGTCCCCATCCTGATGATGACGGGTGACCCGAACGTGGCGGAGGTTCGCGCCCTGGGTCAGAAGGCCGGCATCAGCGCCTTCGTCCGCAAGCCGGTGAGCTGCGCGCAGCTCATGACGCTGGTCGACACCATCCTCCCGCTGCCGCGTAAGTAA